A section of the Paenibacillus odorifer genome encodes:
- a CDS encoding GAF domain-containing sensor histidine kinase — MPEETGIHELLTLKTIAETLNSSNELRPMLDTVMGKLLELTGNTAGWIFLSEEYMEYECAADRGLPPALQRDNKQPMQCGSCWCLSRLWDDRLEHAVNILSCKRLSNARQYNWGDTLGITHHATVPLHSGERYLGLMNVAAPGKAHYADSELALLQSVALQIGSAIERMQLYSTEQRRANLYAKLGEFSAALNLTANQCISPSILIEKSAALIGDYFDWPFAAIIGQHEGQFEVHAAYAANITPETAPFQLSDSFKVRLGDIAKGQRFATLTPDEEQEIKKSCCSEQPVAERVVMLAVPFRQIAAQGAGILLITSPKALASATADGEVLEAVAEHISATLESAQLGEKRREIARLDERNRLARDLHDSVNQILFSLSMTAKGVESMLKQEHISHPATEAVRDIQALSQSALKEMRALIMQLRPAGLEAGLLTALQAHGQQLGLLIQTQRSGVHELPRNVEEGLWRIGQEALNNVRKHSETSKAQVSLHLNAAEVVLSVADQGKGGAKRRSNTDTNESLGLHIMKERAEALSGRIHIHSVENQGTTVEAIIPLPIQST; from the coding sequence ATGCCGGAGGAAACCGGAATTCATGAGTTACTGACGCTCAAAACGATTGCGGAGACTTTGAACAGTTCCAATGAGCTGAGACCCATGCTCGATACAGTCATGGGCAAGCTACTTGAGTTAACCGGAAACACTGCAGGCTGGATCTTCCTGAGCGAAGAATACATGGAATATGAGTGTGCCGCTGATCGAGGTCTGCCACCTGCACTACAACGCGACAATAAACAACCAATGCAGTGCGGAAGCTGCTGGTGCCTAAGCCGCCTATGGGATGATCGGCTCGAGCATGCCGTCAACATTCTAAGCTGCAAGCGGCTCAGTAACGCCAGGCAGTATAACTGGGGCGACACGCTGGGGATCACCCACCACGCTACCGTCCCGCTGCATTCAGGTGAGCGTTACTTGGGACTTATGAATGTGGCTGCACCAGGCAAAGCACATTACGCCGACAGCGAGCTGGCTCTGCTGCAATCCGTGGCTTTGCAAATTGGCAGTGCTATTGAACGGATGCAGTTATATAGCACCGAGCAGCGCCGCGCGAATCTGTACGCCAAATTAGGCGAATTCAGCGCAGCTTTAAATCTAACCGCCAACCAATGTATCTCGCCCAGTATTCTAATCGAGAAAAGCGCCGCCCTGATTGGCGACTATTTCGATTGGCCCTTTGCAGCGATTATCGGGCAGCATGAGGGACAATTCGAAGTCCATGCTGCCTATGCGGCTAATATAACGCCGGAAACAGCTCCCTTCCAGCTCTCGGATTCTTTTAAAGTACGTCTAGGAGATATCGCAAAAGGACAACGCTTTGCGACATTAACCCCTGATGAAGAGCAGGAAATTAAGAAGTCCTGCTGTTCTGAACAACCTGTTGCGGAGCGTGTTGTGATGCTCGCTGTGCCCTTTCGGCAGATTGCCGCACAAGGTGCAGGAATTCTACTGATCACCTCACCCAAAGCACTAGCTTCCGCAACTGCGGATGGAGAGGTGCTTGAGGCTGTCGCTGAACATATTTCCGCTACATTGGAAAGTGCTCAGCTTGGAGAGAAACGCCGCGAAATTGCGCGTCTTGACGAGCGGAATCGTCTGGCCCGTGACCTGCACGACTCCGTGAACCAGATCCTCTTCTCCCTCTCAATGACCGCCAAAGGCGTGGAAAGCATGCTGAAGCAGGAGCATATCTCCCATCCTGCTACTGAAGCTGTCCGCGATATTCAAGCTTTATCCCAGTCAGCACTCAAAGAAATGCGTGCATTAATTATGCAGCTTCGGCCTGCCGGACTGGAAGCCGGTTTATTGACTGCGCTGCAGGCTCATGGCCAGCAGCTAGGGCTGCTGATACAGACGCAACGGAGCGGTGTTCACGAACTTCCCCGCAATGTGGAGGAAGGGCTGTGGCGCATTGGCCAAGAAGCGCTCAATAATGTACGAAAGCATTCCGAAACCTCTAAAGCGCAGGTATCTCTGCATCTGAATGCAGCCGAGGTGGTACTGAGCGTTGCCGACCAAGGTAAAGGCGGGGCCAAACGGCGTTCTAACACAGACACTAATGAATCTCTTGGACTGCATATTATGAAGGAAAGAGCAGAAGCTCTCTCCGGTCGTATTCATATCCACAGTGTGGAAAATCAAGGCACAACGGTTGAGGCAATCATACCTCTGCCCATCCAATCTACATGA
- a CDS encoding response regulator, with protein sequence MTINLLLVDDHAMVRRGLQVFLSTQPDIKVIGEASNGREALEKTAELNPDVILMDLHMPIMDGIETAQALRISHPQVKVIVLTSFSDQDHVLPAIRVGIKGYLLKDIEPEALVVAIRKVHNGQVELHSEAASQLMNLMATSTLEQLELNASDPNDPNATPAAITGLELLTPREQEVLDLIALGMSNKEIASKLVITEKTVKTHVSHVLGKLNLADRTQAAIFALKGGYNA encoded by the coding sequence ATGACGATAAACTTATTATTAGTAGACGACCATGCAATGGTACGCCGTGGGCTGCAAGTATTTCTCTCCACACAACCCGATATCAAGGTTATTGGGGAGGCCTCCAACGGCCGCGAGGCACTGGAAAAAACAGCTGAATTGAACCCGGATGTCATATTAATGGATTTGCATATGCCCATTATGGACGGCATTGAGACCGCTCAAGCACTGAGGATCTCCCACCCGCAGGTCAAGGTCATTGTATTGACCTCCTTTTCGGATCAGGATCATGTGCTCCCGGCTATCCGCGTAGGAATCAAAGGCTATTTGCTTAAAGATATAGAACCAGAAGCGCTGGTAGTTGCGATCCGCAAGGTACATAACGGGCAAGTGGAGCTACATTCCGAGGCTGCCAGCCAACTGATGAATCTAATGGCGACCTCTACACTAGAGCAATTGGAACTTAATGCTTCCGATCCGAACGACCCAAACGCAACACCTGCTGCGATCACCGGATTAGAGCTTCTTACTCCACGCGAGCAAGAAGTATTAGACCTGATTGCGCTCGGTATGAGTAACAAAGAGATTGCCAGCAAGCTGGTCATCACCGAAAAAACCGTTAAGACCCATGTCAGCCACGTTCTCGGAAAGCTAAACTTAGCGGATCGGACTCAGGCTGCCATTTTCGCATTGAAAGGCGGCTATAACGCCTAG
- a CDS encoding NADPH-dependent FMN reductase, translating into MKVMILTGSNRKEATSTKLAEHAAHFISQHGEKVTMFDLYKRPLPFYSPDEIYTEHEHLNELKQEMLAADAVILVTPEYHGSVSGVLKNAIDHLGQAHFNGKVVLSASSAGGAVGISSLLQLQAIVRNLHGINTPDWISIGGLQRKRFEVGYDGYEGGQEIEDRIHLVLEAFLNLARKIDRSAGAIQ; encoded by the coding sequence ATGAAAGTGATGATCCTGACAGGCAGTAATCGAAAAGAAGCAACCAGCACGAAGCTGGCAGAACATGCTGCCCATTTCATTAGTCAGCATGGGGAAAAGGTTACCATGTTTGACCTCTACAAACGCCCACTTCCCTTTTATTCACCAGACGAGATTTACACAGAGCATGAACATTTAAACGAGCTTAAACAAGAGATGTTAGCAGCGGATGCAGTAATCTTGGTTACTCCGGAATATCACGGCTCGGTAAGTGGCGTATTAAAAAATGCGATTGATCATCTAGGCCAGGCGCATTTCAACGGTAAAGTTGTGTTATCCGCCAGTTCAGCCGGGGGAGCGGTAGGGATAAGCTCATTACTTCAATTGCAAGCCATCGTACGTAACCTGCACGGTATTAATACACCAGACTGGATCTCCATCGGCGGACTGCAACGCAAGCGGTTCGAGGTCGGGTACGACGGATACGAGGGTGGGCAAGAAATCGAAGATCGCATTCACCTAGTATTAGAAGCATTCCTGAATTTAGCCCGCAAAATCGACAGATCGGCAGGTGCTATCCAATGA
- a CDS encoding VOC family protein — translation MIKGLYEAHLPVSNLEVSIEFYEKLGLKMAWRDEETVFFWIEEGRSWIGLWEGQEVQTPYHPSLRHIAFRVTYEDLKQSLQWLESIGVEAVPFRNRTSVEPFIRAYQGNASVYFNDPDGNSLEFMCHVEVPEHLKPISENITLTEWEKLLHSK, via the coding sequence ATGATCAAAGGACTATATGAAGCACATTTACCAGTAAGCAATCTTGAAGTATCCATCGAATTTTATGAGAAATTAGGTCTGAAAATGGCTTGGCGGGATGAAGAAACTGTATTCTTCTGGATCGAGGAAGGTCGGAGCTGGATTGGTCTTTGGGAAGGCCAGGAGGTTCAAACCCCATACCACCCGTCCTTGCGGCATATTGCCTTCCGTGTCACTTACGAGGACTTGAAGCAATCACTGCAATGGCTGGAATCGATTGGGGTAGAGGCTGTTCCGTTCCGCAACCGGACTTCTGTTGAGCCTTTTATCCGGGCTTATCAAGGAAATGCTTCTGTCTACTTCAACGACCCTGACGGCAACAGCTTGGAATTTATGTGCCACGTAGAGGTCCCTGAACATCTGAAGCCTATTTCAGAGAACATAACCTTAACGGAATGGGAGAAATTACTGCACAGTAAATAA
- a CDS encoding cold-shock protein yields MYFRKKALEELPQEDTAIWSCTKEGCTGWMRDNFAFQYVPTCWQCNSPMTRSMKILPTLVNTNADMKAMKKGISIK; encoded by the coding sequence ATGTATTTTCGTAAAAAAGCACTGGAGGAACTTCCGCAAGAAGACACAGCAATTTGGTCCTGTACCAAGGAAGGTTGCACAGGTTGGATGCGCGATAATTTCGCCTTTCAATATGTACCTACCTGCTGGCAATGCAACTCTCCCATGACTAGAAGTATGAAGATACTGCCAACGCTTGTGAATACGAATGCAGACATGAAGGCCATGAAGAAGGGCATTTCGATTAAGTAA
- a CDS encoding cold-shock protein, with protein MQTGTVKWFNADKGFGFIEVEGGSDVFVHFSAITGDGFKSLDEGQRVEFNVTQGARGPQAENVVKL; from the coding sequence ATGCAAACAGGTACAGTGAAATGGTTTAACGCAGACAAAGGATTCGGTTTTATCGAGGTTGAAGGTGGAAGCGACGTATTCGTACACTTCTCCGCAATCACAGGCGACGGATTTAAATCTTTGGACGAAGGCCAACGCGTTGAGTTCAACGTAACTCAAGGCGCTCGTGGACCACAAGCCGAAAACGTTGTAAAACTGTAG
- the gdhA gene encoding NADP-specific glutamate dehydrogenase has protein sequence MSSVSTQQLDTNSNKAHRYIEDVYAQVVARNPFEPEFHQAVKEILESLLPILAAEPKYQENAILERLVEPERLIMFRVPWTDDQGKVRVNRGYRVQFSSAIGPYKGGLRFHPSVNASIIKFLGFEQIFKNALTGQHIGGGKGGSDFDPKGKSEGEIMRFAQSFMTELQNYIGPDQDVPAGDIGVGGREIGYMYGQYKRIRGGYPAGVLTGKGIGYGGSQARTEATGYGTVYFVNEMLKAKGLSFEGSRVVVSGSGNVAIYAIEKAVQLGAKVVACSDSAGYIYDENGINLETVRRLKEVERKRISEYVNEHPNAVYTEDSTQIWTIPCDIALPSATQNEIDEAMALKLIENGVKAVGEGANMPSTLEAIHQFQQAGVLFAPAKAANAGGVAVSALEMAQNSMRLSWSFEEVDTKLHEIMVSIYEQSVNASEQYGQSGNLVAGANIAGFKKVADAMLAEGVI, from the coding sequence ATGAGCTCTGTATCTACCCAGCAATTAGACACAAACAGCAACAAGGCACATCGTTATATCGAAGACGTATACGCACAGGTTGTTGCGCGTAATCCTTTTGAGCCCGAATTTCATCAGGCCGTAAAGGAAATCCTTGAATCTTTGCTTCCAATCCTCGCTGCTGAACCTAAGTATCAGGAAAATGCCATTCTGGAAAGATTGGTTGAGCCAGAACGTTTGATTATGTTCCGTGTTCCTTGGACAGACGATCAAGGTAAGGTCAGAGTTAACCGTGGATATCGTGTACAGTTCAGCAGTGCAATTGGACCTTACAAAGGTGGACTTCGTTTTCACCCATCCGTTAATGCTAGTATTATCAAATTCCTTGGTTTCGAGCAAATCTTCAAAAATGCTCTTACCGGCCAACACATCGGCGGAGGTAAAGGCGGATCCGACTTTGATCCTAAAGGTAAATCCGAAGGCGAAATCATGCGTTTTGCACAAAGCTTCATGACTGAATTGCAAAATTACATCGGTCCTGACCAAGACGTTCCTGCAGGAGATATCGGTGTAGGTGGTCGTGAGATCGGCTACATGTACGGACAATACAAGCGGATCCGCGGAGGATATCCGGCTGGCGTATTGACTGGTAAAGGTATTGGTTACGGCGGAAGTCAGGCTCGGACAGAGGCTACTGGTTACGGTACAGTTTATTTCGTAAACGAGATGCTGAAAGCAAAAGGCCTTTCTTTTGAAGGAAGCCGCGTTGTTGTTTCCGGTTCTGGTAACGTAGCGATCTATGCGATCGAAAAAGCTGTACAGCTAGGCGCTAAAGTCGTAGCTTGTAGTGATTCCGCCGGATATATCTATGACGAAAATGGGATTAACCTCGAAACTGTCCGCCGCCTGAAAGAAGTCGAAAGAAAACGGATTAGTGAATATGTGAATGAACATCCTAACGCTGTGTATACTGAAGATTCCACGCAAATTTGGACCATTCCTTGTGATATCGCCCTTCCGAGTGCTACTCAGAATGAGATTGATGAAGCCATGGCATTGAAACTGATTGAGAATGGTGTAAAAGCAGTAGGCGAAGGTGCCAATATGCCATCCACCCTTGAAGCTATTCATCAGTTCCAACAAGCTGGCGTGCTATTCGCACCTGCCAAAGCTGCTAATGCTGGCGGCGTAGCTGTATCTGCGCTTGAAATGGCACAAAACAGCATGCGGTTGTCCTGGAGCTTTGAAGAAGTAGATACGAAGCTGCATGAAATCATGGTTTCCATCTACGAACAATCTGTAAATGCATCCGAGCAATATGGACAGTCCGGCAACCTTGTTGCAGGAGCGAACATCGCTGGATTCAAAAAAGTGGCCGACGCTATGCTGGCTGAAGGTGTAATCTAA
- a CDS encoding HAD family hydrolase yields MYETYIFDLYGTLIDIQTDEEKPEVWDRLSLHFGYQGMSITGSELQAQFLRERDLQLTKAARNCQYPDFVMEDVFRSVARQLGGEPDQAWLHETVRWLRTLSMIHISLYEGVLEILQTLRERGKKVFLLSNGQKTFIEAELTMLNILPLFDGIAISSEAGVSKPDPLFYRYLVEHYGADLRSAIMIGNDPRTDIAGALTIGIDSCYIRTASSPPNTTVESTQSIGDGDLRKIPGWNA; encoded by the coding sequence ATGTACGAGACTTATATTTTCGACCTGTATGGCACATTGATCGATATTCAGACAGATGAGGAGAAGCCGGAGGTATGGGATCGATTATCACTCCATTTCGGATATCAGGGGATGTCCATAACGGGAAGTGAGCTACAGGCACAATTTCTGCGGGAGAGGGATTTACAGCTCACCAAAGCCGCGCGGAATTGTCAGTATCCAGATTTCGTAATGGAGGATGTGTTTCGTTCTGTGGCCCGTCAATTGGGTGGAGAACCGGATCAAGCGTGGTTACATGAAACGGTTAGATGGCTGCGGACATTATCGATGATCCATATCTCACTTTATGAGGGTGTGCTTGAAATTCTGCAAACATTAAGAGAACGTGGCAAAAAGGTGTTTTTGCTCTCCAATGGCCAGAAAACCTTTATAGAAGCAGAATTAACGATGCTGAATATTCTTCCTTTATTCGATGGCATTGCCATTTCCTCCGAAGCAGGAGTGAGTAAGCCGGATCCGCTATTTTATCGTTATTTAGTTGAGCATTATGGAGCGGATTTGCGTTCGGCCATCATGATCGGGAATGATCCCCGTACGGATATTGCAGGGGCACTAACGATAGGAATAGATTCCTGTTACATTCGTACGGCTTCTTCACCCCCCAATACGACTGTGGAGAGTACTCAATCGATAGGGGACGGGGATTTGCGGAAGATCCCCGGATGGAACGCTTAG
- a CDS encoding DUF2339 domain-containing protein produces the protein MESFKDRLRFMKVQQDGLIKEYEALIAEYESHDLVNENEYLKKQYEKHKLALVELKTQVGKLQEENTELRVALTEQILDEKLGILKVSRQKLQTYFASRSHAHTDRLTAFEVETKRHIQQLYHTASRQLGEEQAEISSRLGALAAELNERVLAQRQRMREAELRLNSGMDNGLHDFASEEISEEVLKRRRKQNQIEMKIGLSWINKLGILLLILAVGAGFRYTYSNWFTGYMKGSAFFLLGLLMLGGGEWLYRKGKGTFALGLLGGGISVLYGSIFYSYFLLDIISIYVGLSLSVLVTLTAVLLSLRYESRSICALGLIGGYLPLYSYLGAFGLSGNAVYVAMGYLFLLNLFILLISFRKRWNVVNYISYLFNTPSMLILIALSDSNGINMCYAVLTFAMYLGITLWYPFKYRSKLSWWDFSLLGCNTFISCLTLYILFMDAGLKDYNGALALLFCLLYLGLGRGLEKLMPQEKESMLLFYATSLTFGILMIPFQFGAAWWSIGWLIEGVVLTLYGNLNRFKGMERAGWGIMMLCLVVFFCLNVPTQWVADYQWTNFRDVYFPLKYVFITAGMLIVAVLYAVQHNRKDALQRSEPYEITLALWFKYAALLNFWIYGLYESRRLYHLVVPEDFAHRTFYNLLLSAVWTLVLAYALPKVKVLYDTIVKYFVRFLFGIGYVICIVITVGLPSLQNNLAQNTAADYIALAVLIIFNIFVWFSGRDLLIAALNRQFKSMEIYPVFMAIYLLGIITAFLGVQLQLSDAGLIFSLIYLLLAVLFIMYGFRKRYVYIRRFGLGLTLLATGKLLLYDLGLLNTGSKIIAYASFGICLLGISYLYQKVSNRMEEGQTTADNGTKG, from the coding sequence ATGGAGTCATTCAAAGATCGACTGAGATTCATGAAGGTACAGCAGGACGGGCTTATTAAGGAATATGAGGCTCTGATTGCGGAATATGAAAGTCACGATCTGGTCAACGAGAATGAATACTTGAAGAAGCAATATGAGAAGCATAAGCTTGCTTTGGTCGAGCTAAAGACTCAGGTAGGTAAGCTTCAAGAAGAGAATACTGAGCTAAGAGTTGCGCTAACGGAACAGATTTTAGATGAAAAGCTGGGCATTCTTAAAGTGTCGAGGCAGAAGCTGCAGACTTATTTTGCCTCTAGAAGCCATGCTCATACAGATCGTCTGACGGCTTTTGAAGTGGAGACGAAACGTCATATTCAGCAGCTGTACCATACAGCCTCCAGGCAGCTGGGTGAGGAACAAGCAGAGATATCCAGTCGACTTGGGGCGTTGGCGGCAGAATTAAATGAGCGTGTGCTGGCACAGCGGCAGAGAATGAGGGAAGCGGAACTTCGCCTCAACTCGGGCATGGATAATGGATTACATGATTTTGCCTCGGAAGAGATCAGTGAAGAGGTGCTTAAGCGCCGAAGAAAACAAAATCAGATCGAAATGAAGATTGGACTAAGCTGGATTAACAAGCTGGGTATTCTGCTGTTGATTTTGGCGGTGGGGGCAGGCTTCCGGTATACCTATTCCAACTGGTTCACAGGTTATATGAAGGGAAGCGCCTTTTTTCTACTGGGATTATTGATGCTGGGAGGCGGGGAGTGGTTATACCGCAAAGGAAAAGGCACCTTCGCTTTAGGGCTGCTTGGCGGCGGGATTTCGGTGCTGTATGGCTCTATTTTCTATAGCTATTTTCTGCTTGATATTATTAGTATATATGTAGGATTATCCTTGTCTGTACTCGTTACTTTAACTGCGGTACTCCTGTCTTTAAGGTATGAATCACGGAGTATTTGTGCACTGGGCTTAATCGGAGGATATCTGCCCTTATACTCTTATCTGGGGGCGTTTGGCCTTTCGGGCAACGCGGTTTATGTAGCTATGGGTTACTTGTTTCTATTGAATTTATTCATCTTATTGATTTCTTTCCGCAAACGCTGGAACGTTGTCAATTATATCAGCTACTTATTTAATACACCCTCCATGCTCATATTAATAGCTTTGTCTGATAGCAACGGAATTAATATGTGTTATGCTGTTTTGACTTTTGCGATGTATCTGGGAATTACCTTGTGGTACCCGTTCAAATATCGTTCCAAGCTGTCCTGGTGGGATTTCTCTCTCTTAGGATGTAATACGTTTATTAGCTGTCTCACCTTGTATATTTTATTTATGGATGCAGGACTGAAGGATTACAATGGTGCACTGGCGTTGCTTTTCTGCCTGCTGTATCTCGGTCTGGGTCGAGGGCTTGAGAAGCTGATGCCACAGGAAAAAGAAAGCATGCTGCTGTTCTACGCCACTTCACTGACCTTCGGCATATTGATGATTCCATTTCAATTTGGAGCGGCTTGGTGGTCCATCGGTTGGCTGATTGAGGGCGTCGTTCTTACGCTGTATGGCAATCTGAACCGCTTTAAGGGGATGGAAAGGGCAGGCTGGGGCATTATGATGCTCTGCCTTGTAGTATTCTTCTGTCTAAATGTACCGACGCAGTGGGTCGCAGACTATCAATGGACGAATTTTAGAGATGTCTACTTCCCGCTAAAATATGTCTTTATCACAGCAGGCATGCTGATTGTCGCGGTGTTGTATGCTGTTCAGCATAACCGTAAGGATGCTCTTCAGCGCAGCGAACCTTATGAAATCACCTTAGCCTTGTGGTTTAAATATGCGGCGTTATTAAATTTCTGGATTTACGGCTTGTATGAATCGAGAAGATTGTATCATCTGGTTGTACCGGAGGACTTTGCGCATAGAACCTTCTATAATTTACTGCTCTCCGCTGTATGGACCTTGGTTCTGGCTTACGCGCTGCCAAAGGTGAAGGTGCTGTATGACACAATTGTTAAATATTTTGTGAGATTTCTGTTTGGGATTGGCTACGTCATTTGTATAGTAATTACAGTAGGCCTGCCAAGTCTGCAAAATAATCTCGCGCAAAATACAGCAGCTGATTATATCGCACTGGCCGTACTGATTATCTTTAATATCTTTGTTTGGTTTAGCGGACGTGATCTGCTGATTGCAGCGCTGAATCGCCAGTTTAAGAGTATGGAGATCTATCCTGTTTTCATGGCGATTTATCTACTCGGCATTATCACCGCTTTCCTAGGAGTGCAATTGCAATTGAGTGATGCAGGGTTAATTTTTAGTCTCATTTATCTACTATTAGCCGTTCTGTTTATCATGTATGGCTTCCGCAAAAGGTATGTGTACATCCGGCGCTTCGGCCTTGGATTAACACTGCTGGCAACGGGCAAGCTGCTGCTTTATGATTTGGGTCTGCTGAACACTGGCAGCAAAATCATAGCCTATGCCAGCTTTGGCATCTGCTTGCTCGGCATCTCCTATCTCTATCAAAAGGTGTCAAACCGGATGGAGGAGGGCCAGACAACCGCCGATAATGGTACTAAAGGATAA